The sequence TGATAAGGTGTATGAGGGTAAGGCAGAGTCCTATAGCTGCCGGGGCGAACCCTTTTGGGGCGCGGTCGTCGGTAGCGCCAAGAATGACGATGAGAAACATCATGGTCATGACGATCTCTGTTACCAGTGCAGAAACCAGGGAGTAGCCTCCGGGAGAATGGGCGCCATAGCCATTTGATGCAAATCCTGCCGAAACGTCAAAACCTGCCTTGCCACTTGCGATAAGAAAGAGCACTCCGCCGGCAGCCACCGCGCCGATAACCTGAGCGGCTATATAGGGCAGCAACTGGTTTGCGGGAAAGCGACCTCCGGCCCAGAGGCCTATGGAGACAGCGGGGTTTAAATGGCAGCCCGAGATGTGACCGATGGCATAGGCCATTGTCAGAACGGTCAGTCCAAATGCCAGTGAGACACCGAGAAGTCCGATACCGACATCGGGAAAAGCTGCGGCAAGTACGGCGCTTCCGCATCCTCCAAGCACAAGCCAGAATGTTCCGAAGAACTCTGCTGCATATTTGTTCATGGTTTTTCGTTTAATCGTGAATAGATGCTGTTGTTATAGCGATATGGCTGTATTATCCGTGAATTTAGAAAGTATATGTTTATATCCCAAAAGTGTAATTCAAAATAGATTTTCCCGTTTTTTATTGCAGAAAGCCGGGGGGAGTATTCTGAAATGCAATTGCGCGGGTAACGAGCTGAGAGTTTCTTTTTTACGCTTCGGGCGGCACGGATGTGCTGTTCAGGCAAGCATGAGCAGGCTTACTGCCATGACTCCCATTCCGAGAATCAGTCCTGATATGGCGATATGGTGTTCTCCATACTCTTCGGCTGCGGGCAGCAGTTCGTCAAGGGAGATATAGACCATGATACCGGCAACACCTCCAAGCACGCAGGCGAATACGAGCGGGGAGAGAAAAGGCTTGAGCAGGGCATAGCCGATAATGGCACCAAGGGGTTCGGCAAGACCGGAAAGAAAAGAATAGCTGAAGGCTTTCATGCGGCTTTTTGTCGCGAAGTAGATCGGAACAGCAACCGCCATGCCTTCGGGGATGTTGTGCAGGGCTATGGTTGCGGCTATTACTACGCCAAGGTCCGGATTGGAGAGTGCACTGAAAAATACGGCCAGTCCTTCAGGAAAATTGTGGATGGCTATGGCGGCTGCGGTAAAAATGCCCATCCGGTGCAGTCGGGCTTCTTCGGAAGGCGCCGTGTTCATGGTACCGATCATCGACATTTCGTGAGGGTTTTCGAAATTCGGCACCAACTGGTCGATCAGCCAGATGAAGAGCATGCCACCGAAAAAGGCTGCGGTGGTGATCCATCCCGCGGCATGTTTCGGCATTT comes from Chlorobium limicola DSM 245 and encodes:
- the aqpZ gene encoding aquaporin Z, with product MNKYAAEFFGTFWLVLGGCGSAVLAAAFPDVGIGLLGVSLAFGLTVLTMAYAIGHISGCHLNPAVSIGLWAGGRFPANQLLPYIAAQVIGAVAAGGVLFLIASGKAGFDVSAGFASNGYGAHSPGGYSLVSALVTEIVMTMMFLIVILGATDDRAPKGFAPAAIGLCLTLIHLISIPVTNTSVNPARSTGVALFAGDWAISQLWVFWAAPIAGALIGAVVYRFIGAEKQ
- the zupT gene encoding zinc transporter ZupT, producing MSNYYAALALTLLAGISTGIGSLLALMVNHTNKKFLTFALGFSAGIMLYVSFVEIMPQSGQTLAEEMPKHAAGWITTAAFFGGMLFIWLIDQLVPNFENPHEMSMIGTMNTAPSEEARLHRMGIFTAAAIAIHNFPEGLAVFFSALSNPDLGVVIAATIALHNIPEGMAVAVPIYFATKSRMKAFSYSFLSGLAEPLGAIIGYALLKPFLSPLVFACVLGGVAGIMVYISLDELLPAAEEYGEHHIAISGLILGMGVMAVSLLMLA